The proteins below are encoded in one region of Penaeus monodon isolate SGIC_2016 chromosome 32, NSTDA_Pmon_1, whole genome shotgun sequence:
- the LOC119593761 gene encoding cuticle protein AMP3-like isoform X2 yields MKLTLLVCLTGIVAASALPQFQDRHPEYTAETVVDEREDQGDGNFRYRFETTNGINAQKIGTPGSEGQSNMQGAFSFPLPEGGTAQFTYVADEFGYQPSSDLLPVGPPLPPHVYRLLEIAEQQRAQGITFEK; encoded by the exons ATGAAGCTG ACTCTCCTCGTCTGTCTGACCGGCATCGTGGCCGCCTCGGCGCTCCCACAGTTCCAGGACCGCCACCCCGAATACACCGCCGAGACCGTGGTGGACGAGCGCGAGGACCAGGGCGACGGCAACTTCAGGTACCGCTTCGAGACCACCAACGGCATCAACGCCCAGAAGATTGGCACCCCTGGATCCGAGGGCCAGAGCAACATGCAGGGAGCCTTCAG cTTCCCCTTGCCTGAAGGAGGCACCGCCCAGTTCACTTACGTCGCCGACGAGTTCGGTTACCAGCCTTCCTCCGACCTCCTGCCCGTcggccctcctctcccccctcacgtCTACAGACTCCTCGAGATCGCCGAGCAACAGAGGGCTCAGGGAATCACGTTCGAGAAATAA
- the LOC119593761 gene encoding cuticle protein AMP4-like isoform X1, with translation MQLILLVCLAGLVAASPMPQSQNRHPEYTAETLVDEREDRGDGNFRYRFETSNGIRTEKVGTPGSKGQSNMQGAFSFPFPEGGVAEFTYVADENGYQPSSDLLPVGPPLPPHVYRLLEIAEQQRAQGITFEKK, from the exons ATGCAGCTG ATCCTCCTCGTCTGTCTGGCCGGTCTGGTGGCCGCCTCCCCGATGCCTCAGTCGCAGAACCGCCACCCCGAATACACCGCCGAGACCCTGGTGGACGAGCGCGAGGACCGCGGCGACGGCAACTTCAGGTACCGCTTCGAGACCAGCAACGGCATCAGGACTGAGAAGGTTGGCACTCCGGGCTCCAAGGGCCAGAGCAACATGCAGGGGGCCTTCAGCTTCCCCTTCCCCGAAGGAGGAGTCGCTGAGTTCACTTACGTCGCTGACGAGAACGGTTACCAGCCTTCCTCCGACCTCCTGCCCGTCggacctcctctcccccctcacgtCTACAGACTCCTCGAGATCGCCGAGCAACAGAGGGCTCAGGGAATTACTTTTGAGAAGAAGTAA